In a single window of the Caproicibacterium sp. BJN0003 genome:
- a CDS encoding tyrosine-type recombinase/integrase, producing the protein MGRVKDETLFRLVHDYLKMYLPQQRRASPHTIKAYRTAMEQLFDYITKKNGIPIASLTFEMLDAEAVSSFLDWLTAEKKCCANTRNHRLACIRAFFAYASACAPENVTYSAALTKIPIQKQDKYAGVDYMDEAAVEALLKQPDTQTRKGLRDQFFMILMYDTAARIQEMLDLRICDIRPGATPTATLLGKGSKVRTVPLMPETMQHFNNYISVFHPGESIYSQETLFFVERRGQRLPMSDDTVRYFLKQYAVEAKSACPSIPDNVHPHLFRHSRAMHLYRRGMDLTLISQWLGHAHLETSLIYAHADTEQKRQAIEKSMGGKVTGGIEVPKYIVDDETLLKRLYGLR; encoded by the coding sequence GTGGGACGAGTAAAGGATGAAACGCTGTTCAGGCTGGTGCATGATTATCTGAAAATGTATCTTCCCCAACAGAGACGCGCCAGTCCCCACACGATAAAGGCGTACAGAACAGCGATGGAACAGCTTTTCGATTATATTACAAAGAAAAACGGTATCCCGATAGCGTCGCTTACATTTGAAATGCTGGATGCCGAAGCGGTGTCTTCGTTCCTTGATTGGCTGACAGCAGAAAAGAAATGCTGTGCCAATACAAGAAACCATAGATTGGCATGTATCCGAGCCTTCTTTGCCTATGCTTCTGCCTGTGCGCCGGAGAATGTCACTTATTCGGCGGCGCTCACAAAGATTCCAATTCAAAAGCAGGACAAGTATGCGGGCGTGGACTATATGGATGAGGCTGCGGTTGAGGCTTTGCTGAAACAGCCGGACACACAAACACGAAAGGGCCTTCGAGACCAGTTCTTTATGATCTTAATGTACGATACTGCCGCCAGAATTCAGGAGATGCTTGATCTGCGCATCTGCGATATCCGCCCCGGCGCTACTCCCACGGCGACATTGCTCGGTAAGGGTTCCAAGGTTCGCACTGTGCCTTTGATGCCGGAAACTATGCAGCATTTTAATAATTATATATCTGTATTTCACCCGGGAGAAAGTATCTATTCTCAAGAAACGCTTTTCTTTGTGGAACGCAGAGGGCAAAGGCTGCCGATGTCCGACGATACGGTCAGGTACTTTCTCAAGCAATACGCTGTAGAAGCAAAAAGCGCCTGTCCATCCATACCGGATAATGTCCATCCGCATTTGTTCAGGCACAGCAGGGCAATGCATTTATACCGGCGCGGAATGGATTTGACGCTTATCTCCCAGTGGCTTGGCCACGCCCATCTTGAGACCTCTTTGATTTACGCGCACGCCGATACGGAACAGAAACGACAGGCGATTGAAAAATCCATGGGAGGAAAGGTTACCGGCGGCATTGAAGTCCCAAAGTACATCGTAGATGACGAGACGCTCCTGAAGCGCCTTTACGGTCTGCGTTGA
- a CDS encoding ferredoxin produces the protein MKAIIDRENCISCGLCASTCPEVFRMADDGHAEVCADPVPESSEDSAAEARDNCPVSVITVE, from the coding sequence ATGAAAGCGATAATTGACAGAGAAAACTGCATTTCCTGCGGGCTATGTGCATCCACCTGTCCGGAGGTATTTCGGATGGCTGATGACGGGCATGCGGAGGTTTGCGCGGACCCTGTTCCTGAATCTTCGGAAGACTCAGCAGCAGAAGCGCGAGATAACTGTCCCGTCTCTGTTATCACAGTAGAATAA
- a CDS encoding tyrosine-type recombinase/integrase: protein MSNTFSGCFADRLEDMLKFKTALGYSRNTYLGQAMSFDKYCSQHFPSETILTKDLAMQWVNARDASGFHGRACFIRGFAEYLTSIGEEAYVLPNKYAGGKASFLPYIFTDKELAEVFHEIDCTKTRDSFQSYLLSVIFRLIYTCGLRPNEGRELRRSSINLQTGEILITETKKNKDRIVVMSDDMRRLATDYAKLRNAAFPDSEYFFPSKTGRPYSASWLQGKFKDFFAAANNDVDPDTLPPVRVYDLRHRFASAALHRWLDEGKDLYSRLPYLRTYMGHKELAATAYYIHLLPENLVKSAGIDWDALGRMIPEVELWDE, encoded by the coding sequence GTGAGCAATACTTTTTCTGGTTGCTTTGCCGACAGGCTTGAGGATATGCTTAAGTTCAAAACGGCTCTTGGATATTCACGCAATACATATTTGGGACAGGCTATGAGCTTTGACAAATATTGCTCGCAGCATTTCCCATCCGAAACTATTCTTACAAAGGACTTGGCAATGCAATGGGTAAACGCCCGCGATGCCTCCGGCTTCCACGGGAGAGCCTGTTTCATACGCGGTTTTGCCGAATACCTTACCTCCATCGGAGAAGAAGCATATGTGCTTCCAAACAAATATGCCGGAGGAAAAGCATCGTTTTTGCCATACATATTTACAGACAAGGAGCTTGCCGAAGTATTCCATGAAATTGACTGTACGAAAACCCGGGACTCGTTCCAGTCGTATCTTCTGTCCGTGATCTTTCGCTTAATCTATACTTGCGGACTGCGCCCCAATGAAGGACGCGAACTGCGCAGAAGCTCCATCAATCTGCAAACCGGAGAGATACTGATTACGGAAACGAAGAAAAACAAAGACCGCATCGTGGTCATGTCCGACGATATGCGTCGGTTGGCAACCGACTATGCGAAACTCCGGAACGCCGCGTTTCCAGACAGCGAATATTTTTTCCCGAGCAAAACCGGACGACCGTATTCTGCGTCATGGCTTCAAGGCAAATTCAAAGATTTTTTTGCTGCCGCTAATAACGACGTTGACCCGGATACGCTGCCGCCCGTGAGAGTTTATGATCTTCGTCATCGTTTTGCTTCCGCCGCGCTGCACCGCTGGCTGGATGAGGGTAAGGATCTCTACTCTCGTCTACCGTATCTCCGTACCTATATGGGACACAAGGAGCTCGCCGCCACAGCCTACTATATTCATCTGTTGCCTGAAAACCTTGTAAAATCCGCAGGAATTGACTGGGATGCACTGGGCAGGATGATACCGGAGGTGGAATTGTGGGACGAGTAA
- a CDS encoding tyrosine-type recombinase/integrase: MHSRDFHKNTKWDFAWAVRRYLYFFEQMGFRRMADVTMKHVRQFIVAAAPEMTDGSLHNLLCYIRQFHIFLQENGEAAPDCIELLSYPIPRKARIKGYITDDELVRIMAQINTKTAMGKRDAAIISLGATTGLRAVDIVHLRLGDIDWRKGEVRISQSKTSESLSLPLVHETGELIKDYILNARPASAYGEIFLRARAPICPLADGVPVGDMFDQYVKKAGIERKPYDGKTFHGLRRHLAKNLIVSGVPVTTIAQILGHQSMESVKQYLSLDGQNLKECALDFSAIPLAREGVVM, encoded by the coding sequence TGGGCTGTCCGCAGATATTTGTATTTCTTTGAACAAATGGGATTTCGTCGGATGGCAGATGTGACGATGAAGCATGTCCGCCAATTCATCGTTGCGGCAGCACCGGAGATGACTGACGGCAGCCTGCATAATTTGCTCTGCTATATCCGTCAATTTCACATTTTCCTTCAGGAAAACGGCGAAGCTGCGCCTGACTGTATAGAGCTTCTGTCGTACCCGATTCCACGTAAAGCTCGCATCAAAGGATATATTACCGATGACGAGCTTGTGCGGATTATGGCGCAAATCAATACAAAAACGGCTATGGGAAAGCGTGACGCTGCCATCATAAGTCTGGGTGCGACTACAGGGCTGCGAGCCGTGGATATCGTTCATTTGAGGCTTGGGGATATTGACTGGCGAAAGGGCGAGGTTCGGATTTCTCAAAGTAAAACAAGCGAATCGCTATCTCTGCCGCTTGTTCATGAAACCGGTGAACTCATAAAGGATTACATCTTAAATGCCCGTCCTGCTTCTGCATACGGAGAGATATTCCTACGCGCAAGAGCGCCGATTTGCCCGTTGGCAGACGGCGTTCCCGTTGGGGACATGTTTGACCAATACGTGAAAAAAGCCGGGATAGAGCGCAAGCCGTATGACGGCAAAACCTTTCATGGTTTGCGGCGGCATCTGGCTAAAAATCTGATTGTCTCCGGTGTCCCGGTAACGACGATTGCTCAGATTCTTGGGCATCAAAGCATGGAATCCGTAAAACAATACCTGTCGTTGGACGGCCAGAATCTAAAGGAGTGCGCGCTCGATTTCAGCGCCATCCCCTTGGCTCGCGAGGGGGTGGTCATGTGA